The Syngnathus typhle isolate RoL2023-S1 ecotype Sweden linkage group LG16, RoL_Styp_1.0, whole genome shotgun sequence genome includes a region encoding these proteins:
- the sdsl gene encoding serine dehydratase-like — translation MAEHFHINTPLLESAAMSKHVGTTVYLKMENCQPSGSFKIRGIGYLCQQLKSQSKGFVCSSGGNAGMAAAYATRKMGVPATVLIPSSTPHFVVQRLEDQGALVKIVGKVWDDANAEALRLVETEGLSYVPPFDHPLIWKGHSSLVAEAAATLGPNVKPGAVLLSVGGGGLLCGVVQGLKDVGWMDVPIIAMETLGADCLNASLKAGRMVTLDDITSEAKSLGAKRVCAKAFEYSRSQEVTIISEVVTDQQALHAVETFLDDQRVLVEMACGATLAAVYSRVVHRLQAEGRLPARLRPLLVIVCGGCNVNAEQLSQLKQKLQKKAIFGVHQKNAEQ, via the exons ATGGCTGAACATTTCCACATCAACACGCCCTTGCTTGAGAGTGCTGCAATGTCCAAACATGTGGGAACCACGGTGTATCTGAAAATGGAGAATTGCCAGCCCTCTGGTTCTTTCAAGATTCGTGGCATCGGCTACTTGTGCCAACAG CTCAAGTCACAGTCCAAAGGATTTGTCTGCTCCTCAG GTGGAAATGCCGGGATGGCGGCTGCCTACGCCACCCGAAAGATGGGCGTGCCGGCCACCGTCCTAATTCCCTCCTCCACGcctcattttgttgtccagagACTGGAGGATCAAGGTGCTCTTGTCAAGATTGTGGGCAAG GTTTGGGATGATGCAAACGCCGAGGCTCTCCGACTAGTGGAAACGGAGGGCTTGTCCTACGTGCCTCCCTTTGATCATCCCTTGATATG GAAGGGCCATTCTAGTCTGGTGGCCGAGGCCGCAGCCACGTTGGGTCCAAATGTCAAGCCTGGAGCGGTGCTGCTATCAGTGGGCGGAGGGGGGCTCCTCTGTGGGGTGGTCCAGGGCCTGAAGGATGTGGGCTGGATGGACGTGCCCATCATCGCCATGGAAACGCTCGGCGCAGATTGTTTGAACGCGTCACTTAAGGCCGGAAGGATGGTTACCTTGGACGACATCACCAGTGAAGCGAAAAGTCTCGGCGCAAAGAGAGTTTGTGCAAAAGCCTTTGAATACAGTCGGAGCCAAGAGGTCACTATCATTTCTGAAGTGGTGACTGACCAGCAGGCTCTTCATGCCGTGGAGACCTTCTTGG ATGACCAGCGTGTCCTGGTGGAAATGGCATGCGGCGCCACACTGGCAGCAGTCTACAGCCGGGTTGTGCACCGATTACAGGCGGAAG GTCGTCTACCGGCTCGCTTGCGCCCCCTGCTGGTAATTGTGTGTGGCGGCTGCAACGTCAATGCGGAGCAACTATCTCAACTGAAACAAAAGTTGCAGAAAAAGGCCATATTTGGTGTGCATCAGAAAAATGCAGAACAGTGA